In Acidimicrobiales bacterium, the genomic window GCTGGTCGGCAAGAAGGCCAACACCTATTTCCGGTTCCGCAACTACGACATCGCGGCGTCGTTCTACGACCTCACCGACCGACCTGACTACGAGGACGCCCGTGCCGTGTCCGAGGTCGTCCGGTCGATGTTCGAAGCCGGCGAGGTCGACACCGTCGACCTCGTGTACCAGCGGTTCCTGTCCGCCGGTAGCCAGGAGGTCGTCGTGCGGCGCTTCCTGCCCCTCGAGACCGTCGACCCCAACGCCGACGGCCCCGCGGAGATGCACGCCAGCATCGAGTTCGACCCCTCCCCGGGGGTCATCCTCGACGAGCTGCTGCCCCGCTACGTCGAGGCCCGCCTCTTCGCGGCCCTGCTCGACGCCTCGGCGTCCGAGCACGCGGCCCGCCAGCGCGCCATGAAGGCCGCCACCGACAACGCCGAGGAGCTGATCATCAGCCTCTCGCGCGTCATGAACCGCGCCCGCCAGGACGCCATCACCGGCGAGATCATGGAGATCGTCGGCGGCGCCGAGGCCCTGCACCAGGGCAAGGGCGCCGACGGCCCCGACATCGCGGCCGCCCTGCTCGAACCCCCCGCTCTCGTCAACCGCTCAGCCTGAGGAGCCACCCTCCGCCATGACCATGACCGACAACGCCCCCGAGACCGAGCTGAAGGACGGCCGCATCGTCACCATCGCCGGCCCGGTGGTCGACGTGGAGTTCCCCCGCGGGTCGCTCCCCGAGATCAACACCGCGCTCGAGATGACCATGACCGCGGCCGGTGAGGAGATCACCATCACCGCCGAGGTCGCCCAGCAGATCGGCGACGGTCGCGTCCGGGCCATCTGCCTGAAGCCGACCGACGGCCTGACCCGTGGCACCGCGGTGCGCAACACCGGCCGGGGCATCTCGATGCCCGTCGGCGACGTCACCCTCGGCCACGTGTTCAACGTCATCGGCGAGCCCCTCGACACCGGCGGCGAGCCCCTCGAGGGCGTCACCGAGTACTGGCCCATCCACCGCGACGCCCCGGCCTTCGACACCCTCGAGCCCAAGGCGCTCGTGTTCGAGACCGGCATCAAGGTCATCGACCTGCTCACCCCCTACGTGCAGGGCGGCAAGATCGGCCTGTTCGGCGGTGCCGGCGTCGGCAAGACCGTGCTCATCCAGGAGATGATCAACCGCGTCGCCACCCAGCACGGTGGTGTGTCGGTGTTCGCCGGCGTGGGCGAGCGCACCCGTGAGGGCACCGACCTCTGGATCGAGATGCAGGAGTCCGGCGTCATCGAGAAGGCCGCGCTGATCTACGGCCAGATGGACGAGCCGCCGGGCGTGCGCCTGCGGGTGGCCCTGTCCGCCCTCACCGTCGCGGAGTACTTCCGGGACGTGCAGCAGCAGGACGTGCTGCTCTTCGTGGACAACATCTTCCGCTTCGTGCAGGCCGGCTCCGAGGTGTCCACCCTCCTCGGCCGCATGCCCTCGGCCGTGGGCTACCAGCCCACCCTGGCCGACGAGATGGGCGAGCTCCAGGAGCGCATCACCTCGACCCGGGGCCGCTCCATCACGTCGCTGCAGGCCGTGTACGTGCCCGCCGACGACTACACCGACCCGGCGCCGTTCACCACCTTCACCCACCTCGACGCCACCACCGAGCTCTCCCGCCAGATCGCCTCGCTGGGCATCTACCCGGCGGTGGACCCGCTGGCGTCGACGTCCACCATCCTCGCCCCCGAGGTCGTGGGCCAGCGCCACTACGACGTGGCCCGTCAGGTGCAGGAGGTGCTCCAGCGCTACAAGGAGCTCCAGGACATCATCGCCATCCTCGGCCTCGACGAGCTCTCCGAAGAGGACCGGGTCATCGTCGACCGGGCCCGCAAGGTGCAGCGCTTCTTGAGCCAGCCCTTCAACGTCGGCGAGGTCTTCACCGGCCTCAAGGGCGTCACCGTCTCCGTGGCCGACACCGTCGAGTCCTTCGCTCAGCTGGTCGAGGGCGAGCTCGACGACCTGCCCGAGCAGGCCTTCCTCAACGTCGGCGACGCCGACAGCGTGCGGGCCAAGGCCAAGCAGCTCCAGGAGGGCTGAGCCGATGCCCCTCCAGGTCGAGCTGGTGTCGCCCGAGCGGGTGCTCTTCGAGGGCGAGGCGGATCGCGTCATCGCCCGCGCCCTCGGGTCGGGCGACTTCGCCATCCTGCCGGGCCACGCCCCCTACCTGGCCGCCATCGCCACCCACCCCGTGCGGGTGATGATGAGCGACGGCACCGAGGACACCATCGCGGTCCACGGCGGGTTCCTGTCGGTGGCCAACGACCGGGTGACCATCCTCTCGGACGTCGCCGAGCTCTCCAGCCAGATCGACGAGGAGCGGGCTCGCAAGGCCAAGGAGCGGGCCGAACAGGCGTTGGCCAAGGGCGACGACACCGTCGCCGAGGCGGCGCTGCGCCGGGCCCACGTGCGCCTCGCCGTGGCCGGCGGCCTCAGCACCGTCGGCTGACGCCCACGACAACGGCGTTCTGGCACCGGATTTCGGTGCCAGGGCACCGAAATCCGGTGCCGGTTCGGGCGGCGTCGGCCAAGCTGAGGCGTGCCTCGTCGACGCTTCGCGGTCGCCCTCCTGGTCCCAGCGCCGGTCGCCACGGAGGTCGACGGGCTGCGGCGCGCCTGCGGTGACGCCAACCTGCGGAAGGTCGCGCCTCACGTCACCCTGATCCCGCCCATCAACCTCCGGGAGGAAGACGTCGCCGGCGCCCTGGCCGTGGTGCGCGATGGCGCCGCGGCGTGCCCGTCGCTGCACCTGACGTTGGGGCCGGCCACGACCTTCGGTGACGACGGCAACCGCACCGTGCTCTACCTCGCCGTGGGCGGCACGGGCCTCGACCGGCTGCACGAGCTCCAGGCGGCGCTGGTGGCGGGGCCGCTGGAGCGCCCGCCCCAGCACGAATCCTTCGTGCCCCACGTGACCATCTCCATCGCCGCCGGCCCCGACCGGATCGACGCCGGCATCACTGCGTTGGCGGGCTACCGGGCCGACGTGGTCGTCGAACACGTCACCGTGCTGGAGAACGTGCGTGACGACGCTCTCGACCACCATGTGTGGCGGCCGGTGGCCGACGCCGCCCTCGGCGGGCGGGCGGTCGTCGGGCGGGGCGGCCTCGAGCTCGAGCTGACGGTGTCGACCGCGGCCGACCCCGAGGTGAAAGCCTGGGCCGTGCCGCTCTGGGAGCGGGCCGACCGTGAGGATCTCGGGGGCGTGGGCGAGGAGGCGACCATCGCCATCACCGCTCGTCGGGCGGGCGAGGTGGTCGGTCTCGTCGAGGGCTGGTTCTGGGCCGACCTGGGCCACGTGGACGATCTGATGGTCGCCGAGGCCGCACGGGGGGAGGGCATCGGTCGCCACCTGCTGGCCCGGTTCGAGGCGGAGGCCCGGTCGAGGGGCTGTACCAGCTTGGCGCTGCGCACGCCCGCGGGCTCCAAGGCCGAGGGCTTCTACCGCCACCTCGGCTGGGAGCACGAGAGCACCCAGCGCGCCTGGGTCCACGGCAAGGACTTCCTCCACTTCCGCCGCTGGCTCTGAGGGCCGGCGCCCCCGGTCGGCGAGACCGTGGGACGAGCTCAGCGTGACGGGTCGCGGCGCATGACGAGGAGCCAGGTGAGCACGCCGCTGAGGGCGACGAGCACCAGCGCGCTCACGCTCATGTCGGTGAGGAAGCCGTCCTCGGCCGCGTTCCAGATCTCGGTGGACAGCGTGTCCACGTTGGTGGGCCGCAGCAGGAGGGTGGCGGGGAGCTCCTTCATCGTCGACAGGAGCACGAGGCCGGCGCCGGCCACGAGCCCCGGGGCCATGAGCGGGAGGTCGACGGTCGACAGGCGGCGCAGGGGCCCGGCGCCCAGCATGCGGGCCGCGTCGCCCATGCGCGGCGGCACGCCGCTCACCGCCACCTGGGCGGCCCGCATCGACTGGGCCCCGAAGTGGACCACGTAGGCGAAGATGAGCACGGGGAGGGTCTGGTAGAGCGAGCCCAGCAACGGGGCGTTGAGCACCCAGAAGACGAGGGCGAGGGCCACCACCAGCCCAGGGATGGCGAAGCCCGCGACCACGAAGGTGTTGGCCACCCCGCCGGTTCGGCTGCGGTACCGGGTGGTGAGGAAGGCCACGGGCAACACGACGATCACCGCGACGACCGCGGTGATCAGGCCGATGACCGCGGTGTTGATGGTCGGAGCCGCCACGGTGGCGAGGTCGGTGCTCCCCGCGGCGCCCGTGAGTCCACGGACGGCCCAGTAGAGGAGCGTGGCCACCGGGCCGATGAGCGCGCCGACGAGAACGGCGAGGAGCCCAACCAGCGCGACGAAGCGCCAGCGGCCCAGGTGGACCACGTGGGGCCGGCCCGCGCCGATGGCCTCGACCCGCACGGCGCGCCGGGCGTTGACCCGCTCGGCCACCACGACGCCCAGCGCCAGCAGGGCGAGGATCAGTGCCAGCGCGAAGGACTGGCTCCGGTCGAAGAGCCGGTTGGCGTAGATCTGGGTGGTCAGCGTGTTGTAACGGAGCAGCTTCACGGCCCCGAAGTCGCTGATCGTGTACAGGAACACGAGCAGGGTCCCCGCCCAGATGGCCCCTTGGCACTGCGGCAGGACGATGGTGCGGAAGACCGACCACGGGCCTCGACCCAACAGGCGGGCGCTCTCCTCGAGCGATGACGGGAGCAGGGTGAGGCGGGCTGCGACGGGCAGGTAGACGTAGGGATAGGTGAACAGGGTGAGCACGAGCCAGGCGCCGTCGAAGCCGTTCAGGTCGGGCATCCGGTCTGCACCCACCGGGCCGAGGAGCTCCTCGACGAGACCACCCGGCGCCACCGCGGCGAGCAGGGCGGCGGCGCCGACGAAGGAGGGGAACACGAGGGGGAGCGGGGCGAGCACGCGCCAGAGCCGGCGCCCGGGGACGTCGGTGCGGGTCGTCAGCCAGGCCAGGGCGGTGCCGAGCGCCGCGGTGCTCAGCGAGACCGCCGTGGCGAGGGTGACCGAGCGCGTCATGGCCCGCAGGGTCGAGGCGCTGGTGAGCTCACCCCACAGGTCCGACCCGAGGGTGATGTTCCGCCACAGGACGTAGAGGAAGGGTCCGGCGAAGACCAGCCCGATGAGCATCGAGACGGCCACGAGCGCGGGCGACGGCCGTCGCCCGGCCGATGCGGCGACCGTGTCCGGTTCCGGGCCCTCGAGGGCGCCGGCCGGAGCCGGGAGGACGTCAGTCCTCGAGGCCACTGTCCTCGATCAGCTCCCGGGTGCGCTCGAGTCCGCCGCCGAGCTCGTCGAAGTCGATGGTGTCGACCGACAGGGTGTCCAGCGGGGCCAGCGAGTCCGCGGGCTCGACGCCGGCGGCAAGGGGGTACTCGAAGGTCTCCTCGCTGTAGAACTCCTGCGAGTCCTCGGACAACAGGAACTCGACGAGCTGGGCGGCCTCGTCCGGCAGATCGGAGGTCTCGAGCACCGACGCGGCGGTCACGATCAGTAGCGAGCCGATGTCGCCGTCGGGGAAGGTGTAGTTCTCGCTCGGCACCGACGGGTCCTCCTCCTTGGCCCGGACGTTGTAGTAGTGGTTCACGAGCCCCATGGGCACCTCGCCACGCCCGACGGCCTCGACGATGGCGGTGTTGTTGGCGTAGACGGGAGCATCGTTGTCGGCCATGCCCGTCAGCCACTCCTCGGCCACGTCGTCGCCCAGTTCGCTGCGCATGGCCGTCACGAAGTCCTGGAAGGACGCGTTGGACGGGGCGACGGCCACGTCGCCCTCGAAGGCAGGATCGGTGAGGTCGAGCACCGAGTCGGGGAGGTCGGCAGGGTCCACGTCGTCGGTGTTGTACACGAGGACGCGCACGCGCCCGGAGATGCCCACCCAGTTGCCGTCCGACGCGCGGTTCTCGGCGTCGACGAGGTCGAGGATCGACTCGTCGAGTGGGGCGAGGGCTCCTTGCTGGTCGAGGAAGCCGACCGCACCGGGGCTCTGCGAGAGGAAGACGTCGGCCGGCGACTGGTCGCCTTCCTCGTTGATGAGGAGGGCGAGGTCCGCGGAGTCGCCGTAGCGGACGTCGATGTCGATCCCGGTCTCCTCGGCGAACTCGACGAGCAGCGGTTCGATGATGTCCTCGCTGCGTCCCGAGTAGATGGTGAGCCGCTCACTGTCCGAGGTGCACGCCGGAACGGCGGCGACGAGTGCGAGGGCCAGCAGGGGCAGGGCGACGAGGCGGGTGCGGCGCATGGCTCGGTACCGTACCGTGACGGAGGAGCGAACGTAAAGCTGCCCTAACAGATACTGGGTCGCATGCCTCTCGTGGAGCCGTGTGCCGGTAGCCTGGCGGACGCCATGAGCGAGCGGACCAACGGTGTCGGTGTCGGTGTCGGGGTGCGAGCCGTCTCGAAGCGCTACGGGGCGGACCCCGTGCTGCGCTCGGTCGACCTGGAGGTCGCCGGCGGGTCCATCACCGCCCTGCTCGGGCCCAGCGGCTGCGGCAAGACCACCCTGCTGCGGTCCATCGCCGGCCTCGAGCGCATCGACGCCGGGGCCATCGTCGTGGGGGGCCAGTTGGTGGACGACACCCGCACCTTCGTCGCCCCCGAGCGCAGGGGCGTCGGGATGGTGTTCCAGGACTGGGCACTGTTCCCCCACCTGTCGGTGGCGAGGAACGTGGGCTACGGCGTGCCCGATCGCAACGAGCGGCCGAGGCGGGTCCAGGAGGCCCTGGCGCGCGTCGGCCTGGAGGGCCTGGGCGACCGCATGCCGGGGACGCTGTCGGGGGGCCAGAAGCAGCGGGTGGCCGTGGCGAGGGCGCTGGCTCCCGAGCCGTCGGTGCTGTTGCTCGACGAGCCCTTCTCCAACCTGGACACCGCGTTGCGGGTCGAGCTGCGGGCAGAGGTGCACCGGTTGCTGCGCGAGCTGGAGATCACGGCCATCTTCGTCACCCACGACCAGGAGGAGGCCTTCGCCATCGGCGACGAGGTGGCCGTCATGCTCGACGGCGACCTGATCCAGCAGGCCGCCCCCGCCGAGCTCTACGCCAACCCCGCCACCCCCTGGGTGGCGTCGTTCGTGGGCGACGCCAACCTGGTCGCGGGCACGGCGGCGGGCACCGCCGCCGCCACGCCGGTGGGGGCGATCGCCCTTCGGGCGCCGCTCGACGGCGAGGTGCAGGTCCTGGTCCGTCCCGAGGACCTCGTGCTCGCCACGGGCGACGCCGCCGTCGTCGAGGAGGTCGCCTTCTACGGCCACGACACGGTCTACGCGGTCCGACGCGACGGTGGACCCCGCCTGCGGGTCCGCGCCGCCGCCGCTCCCCAGCACCACCCGGGCGACCGCGTCGACGTCACCTACCGGGGTGGCGCCAGCACGGCCTGGCCGGCCGAGCTGGGGGAGCCCGCCATCGCGCCCTGATGCCAGGGACTCCTTTTGACAGGCATTAGGCATGCCTTATAGTCCTCGCCCGTGGCGACGCAGACCGGTGTGCGGAAGGGGACCGTGCTGGCGACGTCCCTGGACAACTGGGGCGCGCGGCCGGCGCTGTGCACTGCCGCCGGCGCGGTGTCGTACGAGGACCTCGGCGAGCGGGTCGCCGACGCGGCGGGCCTGCTCGGGGCCTCGCCGCGGCTCGTGCTCGTCGAGGCTGCTCCCACCGTCGACGCCGTCGTCGCCCTGCTCGCCGCCCTCGCCGGAGGCCACCCGGCACTGGTCGTGGCGCCGGGCGAACGGGAACGTCGGGACGGGATCGTCGATCGCTACCGGCCCGACGTGGTCTGCGTGGGCGACGACGGGTGGCACCCACGCGAGCTCCACCCCGGGTCGGCGCACGACCTGCACCCGTCGCTCGCGCTCCTCTTGTCGACCTCCGGATCGACCGGCTCGCCGAAGCTGGTCCGACTCTCGGCCGCCAACGTCGACAGCAACGCCGCTGCGATCGGGGAGTACCTCGCCCTGACGCCGGACGACCGGGGCATCACCACCCTGCCGTTGCACTACTGCTACGGGCTGTCGGTGCTCACGTCCCACCTCGCTCATGGCGCCTCGGTCGCGCTGACCGACACCAGTGTCGTGGACCCGTGCTTCTGGGAGGCGTTCCACCGGCACGGGCCGACGGGCCTGGCCGGCGTGCCGCACACCTTCGACCTGCTGGACCGGGTGGGGTTCGCCTCGATGGAGACGCCCACGCTGCGGTACGTGACCCAGGCCGGCGGGCGGATGGGCCCCGACCAGGTGGTGCGCTACGCCACCCTCGGGGCGGCCCGCGGATGGGACCTGTTCGTGATGTACGGCCAGACGGAGGCGACGGCGAGGATGGCCTACCTGCCGCCGGAACTCGCCCGAAGCCGTCCGACCGCGATCGGCCGGCCGATCCCCGGCGGCGCCCTCCGTGTCGCGCCGGTGGGCGCAGGATCGCTCGCCCGGTCCGGCAGTGACGTCGCACCGGGCGAGGTCGGGGAGCTCGTCTACTCCGGTCCGAACGTCATGTTGGGCTACGCGGAGGGCGCCGCCGATCTGGCGCTCGGCCGCACCGTGGACGAGTTGTGGACCGGCGACCTCGCCCGGCGCAGCGAGGACGGCCTCTACGAGGTCGTGGGCCGCCGCAACCGGTTCCTGAAGGTGTTCGGACTGCGCATCGACCTCGATCAGGTGGAGGCCGCGCTCCGCGAGCGGGGCGTCGTGGCGGTGTGCACCGGAGACGACCAACGGCTCGTGGTCGGGGTGGAGAGCGGGCCCGGGGGAGTGCCGGCGCCCGCACACGACGAGGTGGCCGCGATGGTGCGTGGCCCGCTGGGTCTCCCGCCCTCGGCCGTGTCGGTCGTGGGCTACGAGCGGCTGCCCCGATTGGCGTCGGGCAAGGTCGACCTCCAGGCGGTCGCCCGTGCCGGCGCGCCGGCCCCGGCTCCCGACCCAGGAGACCCGTCGACGTCGGTGGCGGCCGTCTTCGGTCGCCTGCTGGGGATCGATGCTGTCGAGGAGACCGACACGTTCGTCGGGCTCGGCGGGGACTCGCTCTCCTACGTCGAGGCGTCGGTCGCGCTGGAGCGACTGGTGGGGACCCCACCACCCGACTGGCACGTCGTCCCGGTGGGCTCGCTCGAGGCGCTCGTCCGGTCGGAGCGGCGCCCGTCCCGCCTGGCCCGGGTCGACACGACCGTCGTGCTCCGCGCGCTGGCCATCGTCCTGGTGGTGTCCCGTCACCTGGGGATGGCTGCGGCGGTCGCCGGTGGCGCCCACGTGCTCTTCGCGGTCAGCGGCTTCAACCTGGCCCGCTTCCAGTTGTCCCGGCCCGCCGGCCGTGCGCGCCGGCGGGCCCTCTTCACCTCGGTGGGCCGCGTGGCGGTGCCGAGCGTCCTGTGGCTCAGCCTGGTCGCCCTGGTCAACGGGAAGTACGGCGTGGCCGACGTGCTCCTCGTCGACGACATCTTCGTCGCCGAGGGCGAGCCCTATTGGCGGTACTGGTTCGTCGAGGCGTTGGTCCAGGTGCTGTTCGTGGTGGCGCTGCTGTACTCCATCCCGGGCACGGCGCGGCTGGACCGTCGCCATCCCCTCGCGATCCCTGTGGCACTGCTCGCCCTGGTGTCGTGCTCGCGTCTCGACCTACCGGCGCTCGACGCCGCCGGCCCCTGGGCCGCCTTCATGGGCCCGGTGCTGATCTGCTTCCTGCTCGGCTGGATCGCTCAGCGGGCGGCGGGACCGGCGAGTCGAATCGGCGTCAGCGTGGCTGCGGTCGCCCTCGTCCCGGGGCTGTTCGTCAATGGCCAGCGCGACCTGGCCGTCACCGCCGCCCTCGTGGCCCTGGTGTGGCTGCCGACGCTGCCCGTCCCCCGCGCGACGGTGCCCGCTCTGCGTCTGGTGGCCGGCGCCTCCCTCTGGATCTACCTGACGCACTGGCAGGTGTACCCGGTGGCGGAGGCCGTGCTGCCCCCCGTCCTGGCCCTTCCGGTGGTCCTGGCGGCGGGTGTCGGGATGTGGCGAGTGGCCGAGTGGGTCACCGCCAGGGTGCGGCCGAGACGGGACGGTGCCGAGCGCTAGCGGGGGGTGGCGTCGGGAAGGCCGCCGTCGACGGGGAGGGTGGCGCCGGTGGTGGGGGTGGGCCGGGCCAGGAAGAAGCAGACCGCCCGGCCGACGTGGGTGGCGGTGATGCGGGCCTTCAGCAGGTTGCGGTCCCGGTAATAGGCCTCGAGTCCCTCGGCGTCGAGGCCGCGTGCCTTCATACGGCCGGGGCCCACCTCGGCCCAGAGTCCCGACGGGCGGTCCTCGTGGGAGAACACGGCGTCGGGGGCGACCATGTTGACCCGGATGTCGTGGGGGGCGAGCTCGAGGGTGGCGATGCGGGCGAGCTGGTGGGCCGCCGCCTTGGTGGCGCTGTAGGCCCCGAAGCCGGAGCCCGGGGCGAAGACGTTCTTGGTGGACACCAGCACCACGTCGCCGCCCGTGCCCTGGCGGATGAGGTGGGTGCCGGCCGCGCGGAGGAGCAGGAGGGTCCCGTCCACGTTGACCCGCTCGAGGCGGCGGAACGCTTCGAGGTCCATCTCGTTCAGTGAGGACACGTGCGCGAGGCCGGCGTTGACCACCACGGCGTCGAGGCCGCCCCAGTGGGCTGCCACGGCGGCGAAGGCGCCGGCGACCGAGTCCGGGTCGCTGACGTCCAGCGGCACGCCGAGCACCCGGCCGGGGGCCATCGCGTCCAGTGCGGCGGTGAGCGACGCCAGGCCGTCGCCCGGGAGATCGGTGGCCACCACGTGCGCGCCGTCGACCAGGAGGCCCTCGCAGATGCCCGACCCGATGGCGCCGGCCGCCCCGGTCACCAGCACGATCTGGCCGGCCAGCGGCGGGTCGACCGTCGCCCGCAGCTTGGCGTGCTGGAGGGTGCGGTGCTCCATGTCGAAGAGGTGGTCCTCGCCGACGCTCTCGTAGGTGCCGGCCATCGCTGCGATCTGCGCCTTGGCCCGAACGGTCTGGCGGGCGATGTCGGCCACGATCCGGGCGTCGGCGGCGTCCTCGCCCGCGCACAGCAGGCCCACGCCGGGGAGGGCCACGATGCGCGGGGACGGGTCGAAGGGCGTGACACCGGCGGGGAGCCGGGCGCGGTGGCGGTCGAGGTAGGCCTCGTAGGCGTCGCGCCACGCGGCGACCGCCTCGGAGACCTGGGTCGCGAGCGCCTCGTCGTCGCCCCATGCGGGCTCGTCCACCCAGGCCGGCAGCGGCCGGGTGCGGATGAGGTGGTCGGTGGTGAGCGGCGGGGTCACGAGGCGTTCACGCGCCCCCGGCGCGTCGAGGGCGGCCAGCACGTCGGGGTCGGTGACCGCTTCGAGCACCACCCGCCGGTGGGGACGGTCGGCGTCGCCGGTGGGACGGGCCAGGAGGCCTCGCACGACCGGCCCCACCTGGGCCAGTCGGTCCACCCGCTCCTGCTCGCTCTGGATCCAGAGGTCCGCTCTCGGCGATCGGGCGGTGCCGGCCCCACGGGCGGCGAGGAAGGCCTCGGCCCGGCTGACGACGTCGATCATGCGGTCGTAGGACTCGCGCGCGGTGGCGCCCCACGTCATCACGCCGTGCTTCGACCAGACCATGGCGGTGGCGTCGGGACGGGCGTCGAGGGCGTCGGCCACGGCGTGGGCGAGGCGGAAGCCGGGGAAGACGTAGGGCAGGACGATGACGTCGTCGCCCAGGGCCTCGGCCACGAGGGCGTCGCCCCCGACCTGGTTGGTGAGGGCGAGGACGGCGTCGGCGTGGGTGTGGTCGACGTAGGGGGCGGGGACGAGGGCGTGCACCGGGGTCTCGATGGACGGCGTGGGCGCCGAGGCGTCGAGCAGCTGGGTGCGCAGCTCGTTGACGATCTCCTCGTCGGTGAGGTCGTCGATCGACCGCAGTCGCCGCAGGTGGTCGAGGCGCACGGCCACGTGGCCCTCCGGCGGCACGGTGGCGAGGTCGTAGCCGGAGGCCTTGACCGCGATGACCTCGACCGGCTCGCCGAAGCGGTCGGTGACCGTCCGCTTGACCGAGGTGTTCCCGCCGCCGTGCAGGACGAGCGCGGGGTCGGAGCCCAGCAGCTGGCTCGAGTAGGCCCGCAGGGCGAGGTCCGGACCGTACGAGGAACCGAAGCGCTCGACGAACGCGGCGGCGTCGGCGTCCGACCAGCGGTTCTGCATCAGGCGGGCGCGCCCGCGCGCCGGGCGAGGGCGTCGAGCATGAAGCGGGCGTTGCCGTCGGGGTCGACGCCGTCGAACACGGCGCTGCCGGTGACGATGAGGTCGGCGCCGGTGGCGGCCACGTCGGCGATGTTGGCCCTGGTGACCCCGCCGTCGACGCCCACTAGCACCTCGTGGCCCGACGAGGCGATGAGGGCGCGCAGCTCGGCGACGCGCTCGGGGGTCGGTGACGCGAACTTCTGGCCGCCCCAACCGGGGTCGACGGCGAGGACGAGGACGTAGTCGGCCAGGTCGAGCACCGGCTCGATGGCGGAGACGGGGGTGCCGGGCAGGAGCGCCACGCCGCGCGCGATGCCGCGGGCGGGGTCGTTGACGTTCTCCATCGCGCCCAGCGCGACGAGGGTGCGCCGCACGTAGCGCTCCGACTCGAGGTGGACCGTGACCATGTCGGCGCCCGCGGCGACGTAGTCCGCCACCTTGTGCAGCGGCGCCTCGATCATCAGGTGGACGTCCTTGAGCATCGACGTCCGCACCGCCTTCACGACGGGCGGGCCGATGGTCGTCATCGGGCAGAAGCACCCGTCTATGACGTCGAAGTGGACCACGCCGACACCAGTGCCCTCGAGCACCGTGATGTCACGCGACAGGTTGCCCAGGTCCGCGGTGAGCATGCCCACGCTGACGGTGGGCCCGAGGGCGCGGAGCCGCTCGACCGCCGTCCCCCCGGCCATGCGGTGCGCCTAGCCCTCGGCGCCGAGGGTCTGGTACAGCTCGAGGGCCTCGGCGGGCTTGAGGTCCTCGTGGACCACCTTGCGCACGGCCTGGATCATGGCGACGGGGTGCTCGGCCTGGAAGATGTTGCGGCCCATGTCGACGCCGGCGGCGCCCTCCTGGACGGCGCGATAGGCCAGGTTCAGTGCATCGGCCTCGGGGATCTTCTTCCCGCCGGCGATCACGATGGGGACCGGGCAGCCGGCGGTGACCGTGTCGAAGTCCTCGTCGACGTAGTACGTCTTGAGATAGGTGGCGCCGAGCTCCGCGCACATGCGGGTGGCCAGCCGGAAGTACTTGGCGTCGCGCACCATGTCCTTGCCCACCGCGGTGACCGCCAGCGTGGCGATCCCGGCGGCGTTGCCGGCGTCGACCAGGCGGGTCATGTTGTGGATCGACTGCGTCTCGTTCTCGCTGCCGATGAACACCTGGACGGCCAGGGCGGCCACGTTGAGGCGGATGGCCTCGTCGATGGACACGGCGATCTGCTCGTCGGACAGCTCCCGAAGGATGCTGGGCCCGCCCGACGCCCGCAGCACGATCCCGCGGGTGTACGTGG contains:
- a CDS encoding F0F1 ATP synthase subunit gamma yields the protein MAGGQERALRRRIKSVQSTKKITRAMELIAATRVVKAQERANAARPYSQQITNVILDLVGLGAQADHPLLREDNDANRSAFVVVTSDRGLCGAYNSAVIRAAEREIVARQAEGKDYALVLVGKKANTYFRFRNYDIAASFYDLTDRPDYEDARAVSEVVRSMFEAGEVDTVDLVYQRFLSAGSQEVVVRRFLPLETVDPNADGPAEMHASIEFDPSPGVILDELLPRYVEARLFAALLDASASEHAARQRAMKAATDNAEELIISLSRVMNRARQDAITGEIMEIVGGAEALHQGKGADGPDIAAALLEPPALVNRSA
- a CDS encoding iron ABC transporter permease, giving the protein MAVSMLIGLVFAGPFLYVLWRNITLGSDLWGELTSASTLRAMTRSVTLATAVSLSTAALGTALAWLTTRTDVPGRRLWRVLAPLPLVFPSFVGAAALLAAVAPGGLVEELLGPVGADRMPDLNGFDGAWLVLTLFTYPYVYLPVAARLTLLPSSLEESARLLGRGPWSVFRTIVLPQCQGAIWAGTLLVFLYTISDFGAVKLLRYNTLTTQIYANRLFDRSQSFALALILALLALGVVVAERVNARRAVRVEAIGAGRPHVVHLGRWRFVALVGLLAVLVGALIGPVATLLYWAVRGLTGAAGSTDLATVAAPTINTAVIGLITAVVAVIVVLPVAFLTTRYRSRTGGVANTFVVAGFAIPGLVVALALVFWVLNAPLLGSLYQTLPVLIFAYVVHFGAQSMRAAQVAVSGVPPRMGDAARMLGAGPLRRLSTVDLPLMAPGLVAGAGLVLLSTMKELPATLLLRPTNVDTLSTEIWNAAEDGFLTDMSVSALVLVALSGVLTWLLVMRRDPSR
- a CDS encoding iron ABC transporter substrate-binding protein, with protein sequence MRRTRLVALPLLALALVAAVPACTSDSERLTIYSGRSEDIIEPLLVEFAEETGIDIDVRYGDSADLALLINEEGDQSPADVFLSQSPGAVGFLDQQGALAPLDESILDLVDAENRASDGNWVGISGRVRVLVYNTDDVDPADLPDSVLDLTDPAFEGDVAVAPSNASFQDFVTAMRSELGDDVAEEWLTGMADNDAPVYANNTAIVEAVGRGEVPMGLVNHYYNVRAKEEDPSVPSENYTFPDGDIGSLLIVTAASVLETSDLPDEAAQLVEFLLSEDSQEFYSEETFEYPLAAGVEPADSLAPLDTLSVDTIDFDELGGGLERTRELIEDSGLED
- a CDS encoding GNAT family N-acetyltransferase, whose amino-acid sequence is MPRRRFAVALLVPAPVATEVDGLRRACGDANLRKVAPHVTLIPPINLREEDVAGALAVVRDGAAACPSLHLTLGPATTFGDDGNRTVLYLAVGGTGLDRLHELQAALVAGPLERPPQHESFVPHVTISIAAGPDRIDAGITALAGYRADVVVEHVTVLENVRDDALDHHVWRPVADAALGGRAVVGRGGLELELTVSTAADPEVKAWAVPLWERADREDLGGVGEEATIAITARRAGEVVGLVEGWFWADLGHVDDLMVAEAARGEGIGRHLLARFEAEARSRGCTSLALRTPAGSKAEGFYRHLGWEHESTQRAWVHGKDFLHFRRWL
- the atpD gene encoding F0F1 ATP synthase subunit beta, which translates into the protein MTMTDNAPETELKDGRIVTIAGPVVDVEFPRGSLPEINTALEMTMTAAGEEITITAEVAQQIGDGRVRAICLKPTDGLTRGTAVRNTGRGISMPVGDVTLGHVFNVIGEPLDTGGEPLEGVTEYWPIHRDAPAFDTLEPKALVFETGIKVIDLLTPYVQGGKIGLFGGAGVGKTVLIQEMINRVATQHGGVSVFAGVGERTREGTDLWIEMQESGVIEKAALIYGQMDEPPGVRLRVALSALTVAEYFRDVQQQDVLLFVDNIFRFVQAGSEVSTLLGRMPSAVGYQPTLADEMGELQERITSTRGRSITSLQAVYVPADDYTDPAPFTTFTHLDATTELSRQIASLGIYPAVDPLASTSTILAPEVVGQRHYDVARQVQEVLQRYKELQDIIAILGLDELSEEDRVIVDRARKVQRFLSQPFNVGEVFTGLKGVTVSVADTVESFAQLVEGELDDLPEQAFLNVGDADSVRAKAKQLQEG
- the atpC gene encoding ATP synthase F1 subunit epsilon, giving the protein MPLQVELVSPERVLFEGEADRVIARALGSGDFAILPGHAPYLAAIATHPVRVMMSDGTEDTIAVHGGFLSVANDRVTILSDVAELSSQIDEERARKAKERAEQALAKGDDTVAEAALRRAHVRLAVAGGLSTVG